The genome window TGTCTCCTTCGAGCCGCACGGTGCGACCGCGCGCGAGCCCCTTGAGCGGGGAGGAGGGGAGCTGGCGCCGCGGGAGGACGTGGGGGCAGGGGAGAGAGCGGGGGCAGGGGCGGGGGCGGTCGATTCCGTTCCCGTCGCCGACGAGGCCTCCGAGGCGCGGCGCTTCCGCCGGGCGCAGTGGCGGATCCTCCTCGCCACGATGTTCTGCTACCTCTTCTACTATACCGGGCGGCAGTCCTTCGGCTTCGCCATCCCGGGGCTGGAGCAGGAACTCGGGATCGGCAAGACCTGGCTCGGCTGGATCAGCACGTCGATGCTCTGGTCGTATGCCCTGGGGCAGGCGGTCAACGGCCAGCTCGGGGACCGTTTTGGCGGACGGGCCATGATGAGCCTGGGGGCGTGGCTGTCGTGCGGGCTGAACTGGCTGGTCAGCTTCGGCCAGGGGCCATGGTCGATCGCCGTTCCCTGGAGCGCCAACGGCTTCGCGCAGTCGATGGGCTGGGCCCCCGGTAGCCGGGTCCTGGCGAACTGGTGGAGCGCCGAAGAGCGGGGCCGGGTGTATGGGGCGTACGTCTTCGCCGCCGGCTCCGCGTCCGTGCTGACGTATGTGACCTCGACCCTGATCCTCACCTGGGACCTCAACTGGCGGTGGATCTTCCGGCTGCCGGTCCTGTTCCTGCTCCTTGGCGGGACGGTCTACTACTTTCTCGTCCGGAGCACCCCGGAGGAGCTCGGCTTCCCGTCGCCGCACGAGGACGATTCGGCCGGCGAAGACGCGGCCGGCCGCGATGCCGCCGGAGCGGCCGATCAGGAGCTGTCTGAACCGCCAGCGAAGCGGGGCGGATTGCGGGAGGTCGTGGGGCGGACCCTCGAGGTCCTGGCGAACCCGAGGTTCTGCATCGCCAGCGTGGCGATCGGGTTTCAGAGCATGGCCCGGTACGGCCTCCTGATCTGGGTCCCGGTCCATTTCCTGGGGACGAACTGGAAGTCGAATCCGTCGGGGGCGTGGATCAGCGTCGCTCTCCCGATCGGCATGGCGCTCGGGGCCCTGGCCAGCGGCTGGATGTCGGACCGGCTGTTCCATTCGAACCGCTCGCGGCCGATCGTCCTGTTCATGGGGCTGGCGGCCCTCTGTTCCGTGGCGATGTATTACCAGGCCCCCGGCTCGTTCCTGAGCATTCCCCTGCTGTTCCTCTGCGGCTTCTTTGCCTACGGGCCGCAGTCCGCGTTCTGGGCCCTGTGTCCCGACCTGCTGGGGACCCGGCGGGCCGGGACCGGCACGGGGGTCATGAACACGTTCGCCTACGGCTTTGCGGGGGTGGGGGAGCCGCTGATCGGCTGGCTCATCGAGTCCCGCGGGAATCAGACCGGTCTGGTGTTCGCGAGCGTGGCCGCCGCCTGCGTGGCGAGCGCGGTCTGCGCCCTGTTCATCCGCCGCTGACGGTTTGCGGGAGGCCCCTGGACGCTGCCGGAGCTCGTGAACCCTCCTCAGGGCGAGCCGCCTTGTGAGTGTTCCAGGGGCCTCCTAGAGTTTCTGCCGGGAGAGGCCGCCGTTCCGCTCAAGGGAGCGGGCGTGGCCGCCTCCTCTGGTCCCGAGTGGGCGCGGGATCGGACTTCGGGCAGTGGGATACGGTCTTCAACTATGAACCTTGTGGAACTCGCGCAGCGGATTCGCCAGCTCCGGCTCGACCGCCGGATG of Planctomyces sp. SH-PL14 contains these proteins:
- a CDS encoding MFS transporter, with product MTQVDVSFEPHGATAREPLERGGGELAPREDVGAGERAGAGAGAVDSVPVADEASEARRFRRAQWRILLATMFCYLFYYTGRQSFGFAIPGLEQELGIGKTWLGWISTSMLWSYALGQAVNGQLGDRFGGRAMMSLGAWLSCGLNWLVSFGQGPWSIAVPWSANGFAQSMGWAPGSRVLANWWSAEERGRVYGAYVFAAGSASVLTYVTSTLILTWDLNWRWIFRLPVLFLLLGGTVYYFLVRSTPEELGFPSPHEDDSAGEDAAGRDAAGAADQELSEPPAKRGGLREVVGRTLEVLANPRFCIASVAIGFQSMARYGLLIWVPVHFLGTNWKSNPSGAWISVALPIGMALGALASGWMSDRLFHSNRSRPIVLFMGLAALCSVAMYYQAPGSFLSIPLLFLCGFFAYGPQSAFWALCPDLLGTRRAGTGTGVMNTFAYGFAGVGEPLIGWLIESRGNQTGLVFASVAAACVASAVCALFIRR